In Kitasatospora sp. NBC_00240, the following are encoded in one genomic region:
- a CDS encoding DUF397 domain-containing protein, whose product MGSSEWQKSSYSGANNDCVEVRTVEGVIELRESDDGDIVVRTTRAKFAKFLQGVKAGEFDHHADFGA is encoded by the coding sequence ATGGGTAGCTCCGAGTGGCAGAAATCCAGCTACTCCGGTGCGAACAATGACTGCGTGGAGGTCCGCACCGTCGAGGGGGTGATCGAACTCCGCGAGTCCGACGACGGCGACATAGTCGTCCGCACCACCCGCGCCAAGTTCGCCAAGTTCCTCCAGGGCGTCAAGGCTGGCGAGTTCGACCACCACGCCGACTTCGGCGCCTGA